GAAATTGGAAAATAGTCCGAAAAAAATAAAGGAGTTTGCCAAATCCTCCCCAGTGGGAGCCTTACAGAGACAGAGGACCCTTCGGTGCTACAGATGCACATACAGTACACCATATGTGTATCTTTTGAAAAGGCATATAAGGAAGGCTCACCTGACAATACACTCAGTCACAGATGTTTTACAAGTATGCTTTAAACAAGGAGCATTGCAGTCGGGCTATCACTGtgaattttgcattttctctggCGAAGACGCAGCAGCAGTCTATAAGCACTACCAGGAAAAACACCCAAGTTCTAAGACAAGCTTTGGGCACATAAGTAAGTTGTTATATGTCGGTCCCGATACAGATCCTCCAAAAACGAAGAAGCCAAAACTAAAGCACACTGATGGCATACGTGATGGTGATGGTCATGATGGCAACTTGACATCCCAAAGAAGGCAAAGGGAAACTGAGACATATTCATGCAGCTCATGCTCTTACAAAAGTAGCTCAATGTTGAGTGTTGCACGCCATTACCGTGCTGTTCATCCTTTGCCTGCAAAAGAAGACCACTTGGATATCTTGAACAGCACGAAGACAAGTGAAAGCAGCCAGAAGGAAGACCATGATGAAATCCCTGAGCTATTTGACTCCTACCAAGTGCCTCTTGAATTTGACAAGTCATCTGATGAAGCAACGTTCAAGTGCCCTTACTGCACTTTAACTTTTAATACCCGTCATGGTGTTAGCGTTCACTGTGGAATGAAACACCACGAAGCTGAACCTAAAGATTTAGAAGAAAAGCCAAAACCAGTGCAAATCGAAACATCTTTGCACATCTTTAAGTGCCCCTATTGTACCTACGTCAACACCGTTCACCAAGGAGTTCTCACTCACTGCCAGATGAAGCATCCTACCCTCCCGTCCAAGGCAGGCAGTCTTAATGTGGACTTGTCATATGTACGAAACTGGGATGAAGGCTCGAAAAAAAATGGTCCTGGTGACATTGTGCGATTTAGTGGACACTTGTGTGAAACCTGCCCACAGCTCTGTGCAACGCTGAACAAACTCAGCAAGCACCGTGAGATGGAACATAACGACACTGCGGCAAGCAATGTACAAAGTACACTCAAACCATCAGCTGtaagtaaaataacaatatccAAGTCCTACAGCACCCAGAGATCCGTGTCAAAGGTTTCCCTTTTAAGTAAGAAGATAAATGCCATGGTTAGGTGCCAGCAGTGTTCTTATACATGCAGAACAAAAATTGAGCTCAGTCAACACTTGCGTGTTCACCACAAGAACACTATTCCAAAGGATCGTGTATACAAGTGTGTCCTGTGTTCCAAAATCTATTTCATGACAAAACGTCTTGCGGGACATTATGCTAAGAAACACGGAAGAGAGGCTTACTTAAAATACTACATACCAATGTACAAACAGGGTTTTGAGAAGCCAGCGCCAACATCTCCTGACCCCACATCAACTCAGCAACCAGAAAACACCTCTGAGCCACCAAAATTGAGCATaacaacagatggaaacaaaataTTATTCTTCAGTTGTCCAAGCTGCCCGTATGTGAATGCAAGCTACCATGGAACTCTGACTCACTGCCAAATGAAGCATCCAGATGTGGTAGCCAGAGCAGATGAGcttaaaacaactgaaatactGTTATCCAACACGGTCAGGTGCACAATTGGAAGAAGTGCCAATCAACGAGGGTATATGTGTCAAAAATGCCCACAAATTCATGGATCAATGGCAAAACTGAGAATCCACTATATAAAGACCCATGAcgagctgtttgtttttgagcaTTCAgctgaaacaactgaaaaccaACCTGATTACGACTCTCAGGCTTCAGTATTGAAGGCTATGtctttaaaagaagaaacatcaGAAGTCAAGATCACGGAAACTGAAGACTGTCCCCAGCCTGATACTTCTGAGACATGTCAGTCAAACTCACCATCACCACAGAGCCAGTTACTATTGTACAAGTGCCACATGTGCTCCTATGCAGGATCGTGTCGAAAATACCTGCATTGTCACCTACGAAAGACTCACAAACTGGATGCACTTACCACATACAGGCTACTAGAGAAGTATAACATACGTAAACGCAAGATGCCCAGCGACTTGCCTGTGCCTGTTGAACCTGAGGAAAGTGCAAATGTCAAATGTAAGATGTGTCCAGACTTAATGTTTGACTCACCTCAGTTGCTTATTGACCACTACAATACTTTCCATCGCTTTGATTGCAAATTGGACTTTACTGTGCTATCATTGGGATCAAAAAAGAGTAAAACCACAGGGACTTACAAATGTTCCCACTGCGCAACAGTATTATATGGAATTAGGAAGCTCTGCCCTCATCTGGATCGTCACGCTATAGGGGGGAAAGACAAGACAAAGGCAGCAAGGAGAAAGACGTCGCTTGTCATCACTCCAAAGCCGGAGATCCAAACCGTCCAAGTAAGCCGACTCTCCCAGAATTctcatttacacttttttttaatgttttgccgCATTCACGAGTTACAATCAGTTGTAAGTGATCACATTTACTGTTTGATTTTCAGTTCAGCAAGCCAGATGAACTTCCCAAATTGGAGACCTTGGAGGACCTCACCCAGTGGAACATGACACCAGTACAGACCTTCACTTTGCCAACAAGCCCTCTGCCGTCACCTTCAAAACCCACAGATGTAGAGCAAACGGAGCTGGAGTCAAGACAAGACAAACACGCTTGTGAGCAGTGTGGCCGGACATTTATGTCAATGAAAGGTTTGCGTTCACATGTGCGCAGCCACGCAGCCCTGGCAGCTATCAAGAAACTGAGCAAACCGTCCACCTCAGCGTTGAAGATCAAGTAAGAAGAGACTTTAACCGTTTCTTTCATTGTGGTTGCTAATTCTTAAGTGCAGATTACAGATGAGTCTGAATCTGTAGTTACCATGgtcaaaattttgtttcatcagTGCAGTAACAGGGTTCCTTCTTCATACAGGATTTTTTTAGTACAAGGGAGATTTTACCTTGCATCAAAATGTTAAGAACTCAGaatattaaacagtttttatagACAGTATTATCAATTATGGTTTCATTTTCTAAAGTataatgaatatttttcttAATCAAATGGTTAGAAATGAGTGAAATGCAGATTCCAGTCAATTAAGGTAACACAGACTCATAGCCTATACTGTATATGGATTGATCATGCTTACTGTTGTACATATTTACCCCCCCAAAGGCATTTTCTCAGCAAGGAAAAACCTCTGTACAACTGTCCTTTACtgtaaaagctgttaaaattTGGTCATGTGCAAAAAAACTAACTGAAAACCATATTTATATAGGCTAAATATGGACTTGGACATACGTCAGAGCTCTCTATTTGTGTTAAGAACCTgcaatgtatatttttttgtgattattggTTAGGTAATTTATTTTCCCCCTCATTTTCTCACCAGCATTAACAAATTTGTCATCCACAAATCTGGAACTGTGAAGCCTTTCCTGTGTGGTTTGTGTTCCTATCGGACAACCGTCCTAGGCCTGTGGAGGAGCcattttatgaaaaaacatAAAGGTGAGAAATCCAAATAGAATTATGACAACTGCCGGTGGTGTCATGGTAATGCAATCTACTAAATGTCTCTTCTTTGACTTTTTGACATTAAATTTGCAAGAATTTGTCAGATTATGAATACAAGAAAGAGGGGCTGTCTGTTTTGTCTTGGCTACTCTGTGGAAGTTATGTGGTTGGTTTTGAGTTCATTATCTGCTCTATGAATTACAATTGTTGCAGCCAAATTTAGGAATTCACCATAGAGTATAGAACGTACACTGAACATCACACTGATTACACAGGAGTTGCTTTTAGAGATTTCATGAGAATTTCTTCTATGTCTGATTCCATGTTCAACCTTCTGAATATCCAGATGTTATTGAGGATCCAGCTGAGACTCACTGCGAAGACGAAGAGAACGCTCAGAGGACCGACAGGGAGTCTTCTTATTCATCAGAAGCTTTCATCAACTGGTCTGAATATGATGAAGAAACTGAAATGACTGAAGGCAAGTCATCCCCTCTGGGTTTTCTAAAATATAATCTACCATTTGCTCTGTACTGACAGATTGTGGTTTCTTGTACTTGAACAGAATCAATGTACTTGGAGCCTCCAGATGTGCAGCGACAGTTGAACCACTACAACTTGATGGCACAGAGTAATGCCAAATCTAAAGTCAATGTGCACGAATCAAAGTTAGCCGAGAACAGTGTGTTCTACTGTGAGATGTGCAATTTCAACACTGAACATCTGTCCAGTATGCGACGCCACTACATAAACCGGCATGGAAAGAGGATCTTTAAGTGTAAAGACTGCAACTTTTTCACTGGTTCAAGGTAAGCTGCAGCAACACTGAGGGTTCTTCtttattcaaaaagaaaatatttccaaaatctatttttttcttatttttctcctGATTCCATTTTATTCAGTGTGTTGCCATAAATCAGTTGCTTGTTGGATCAATAGCATAACATAGTTACAGAacttttacaggaaaaacatgcCATCACGGCTTTTACCACTAAAGGAACTTTGCCTGAGAGAAGGACAAGTGTATCCAGAAGCTTCAGTCTGACTCCCATACAGCGTCTAACTTACAAAGACAAATTTATTAGCGCAACATTTCGATACTAGACCCTCATCAGGCAAATAGTTGGAATTACTAAACTTTTCTAACGAGGGCATGCACATAAATGGTATCCTGGGAACAGATACAGTCCAAACAATCCACTCAGAAAATCTGGTTACTTTCAGTAGCACCATGAAATGGTGCAAAGACTCGTCATTGTTCAATTCATGTGTTTCAATATCTAAAATGCACTGTGACATGACTGATAGGTGTAGAGTCATACAACTAGTTGTTCCAAATCAGCTGCAACAAAGTGCAGTCAATGGCCTAATTGTGAGCATAAATGGCTACAATTTCAGACTTTCAGATCATGATAAAGTAAACAGATATAcaatatttcttttaattatGTAAACAAAGATGAACAAAGACTGTTTACTTGTAGATTTCTTATTCAAGAATTGATTCATATCAGAACAGGGCATGAATTTACAGATCATCAGTTGTGCATTGGAGACTCAGAAATAAGTCTGCAAAAAGTTCCATGAGTTTATATGTTTGTCTGAAtatatgttttttgtcattagcCTGTCATCTGTAACATCAAAAGTTGCCTTCTAACACTTGTCACATGCTACATTCATGTCTCAAATTTCTTCTGTCTTTACCAGGAAAACTCTGGAGATGCACATAGAAACAGGTCACTCTACCGGCCAGTCAGAGCCTACTCATCAGAAGGACCTGCGCTGCCCTTTCTGCCTCTATCAGACCAGCAACAAGAACAACATGATCGATCACATTGTCTTGCATCGTGGTAGGTTAGATGCTTCAGGGTTCCCATCCCCTTATACCTTTACATGAAGTTGCgttcattctgttttgtttcttttcctgtttCCAGAGGAACGTGTTGTGCCAATAGAGGTGCGGCGCTCAAAGTTGTCACGTTACCTTCAAGGCATTGTCTTCCGCTGTCATAAATGCACTTTCTCAAGTGGCAGTGCCGAAAACCTACATTTGCACATGACGAGGCATGATGACATCAAACCCTACAAGTGTCGTCTGTGCTACTTCGACTGCGTTCGGCTGAGCGACTTGGAGGCACACCTGAGCGATAAGCATCAGGTGAGGACTGGTCTCTGAGCCCTTCTGTGCATCACTGGAATTCCTTTGTGTCTGAAGAAATGGACAATTAGCCACTTTGAACATACTTTGAAAATGTAGAGGACTGGAGGCATTCTTGCGATAACTATGAATATCAGgacaatttaaaaagaaaaaaaatatatatcagcaTTTAGCAGCTTTATACCCCTTAAGCCCTAGGGTATTTGTGTACACTTGAACGTTTAAACCTTAAAAATCCCAGAATTTAGTAACAGCTGCAACACtgtggtaaaacatttattattacCTTATTCTGATTTTAGttcaactatatatatatatgaattttTTTCTACTGAGACACAAAGAAATTAGGAATTGAGGAATATTGTTTTTCTCATGGCTGTTattttcaaacagtgcagagACTTAACATAAACAGAAAATCTTGAAGGTCAGTCATTGTCAGACCTCTGAACACACTTTGGTGTATGAGATTTGTCCTTTTTCAACTGAAACTAATTTTTCATTCCTCCACTtgataacaaaaaacaagtgttgttttattctgattGTTCCCAAAATTCCCAGTGACTTCCACAACAGTCACCAGGTCAGAGTTAGATTGGaaaaattccagcaaaaatttacatttctacTCCTGTCTAATCAAAAGTGTAAATTAGACGGCAAATAACGGTCTTAAAACAATGAGTCAGTGACACTTCTGTTGTTAAACTTGTTCCTAACTGGGTCTCTACCAAATTTGATGCAACAGAGCTGAAGTGCAACAATAGCAATATCATACTGGAACcggttgcattttttttctaacacaTATGGCCGTGTTTCTGTACATGGTGTTCCAGAGTGGAAGAGGTTAAGTCCTGAAATGAATTGGACCGATTATGAGTTCAGAGACTGTTTAAGGGCTCTCCGGCTGGCCCGTTGATCcctttctgcacattttgctTAGGGGTTTCGCCTACAAAGCACAATTTTGTGGCAGTAACAAGATGGGATTTCACATCGTATTGTCCCACTCAGACAGTATTCGGAGCTCTCACATCTTCAGGGGCAGAACTCTGCCATTACATTGCTTAAATTCAATGTGTTACAGAATATTATCACTAGTTCTTGTAGTTGTGAGGTTCATGCAAATGAGCCATGTTCAGCAATGCGTATTTCAGCaccaatcaattaatcatttagACCCTGTTTCCAGCTCCTGAAATTGTTTCTGCACCCTGTAAAAGGGTCCTACAGGGAAAATGGGCTCTGTGTGATGTTGTAAGTTTGTgctttggttaattttttcGGTTCTTTTATGCAGGTTGTGAGGAATCATGAGCTTGTGGGTCAGGTGAGCCTTGATCAACTAGATGCAAGTGCTGGTGGGATGCCAGGAAACGAAGAGGAACATTCATCTAACTTGGAGGAGCACAACAGTGACACTGACAATGTCGAAACCAAGGACTTTGTTACAGACTTCAGTGAAACTGAAAATCCAACAGGTAATAACACCAGGGACAAAATTATGCTCAAGGAAGCAGGGCTGGATGGAAATGAAGAAAACCCTGGTGATAGCCGTCAGCATGagaatacaaaactaaacactaCTGTCCTAGAGAAGACTGAACAGGAGCCACAAAAACAAGCAGTGACAGACACTGCAAGAggaaatgcagagaaaaatgttgGGGAAAGGAACAATGGTCCCGAGGAAGAGGGGCAAACCAATGAGAACCGAGCCCAACCCAGACTAAAAGACAGTGAAGCCAGCAGCATTtcagaacaaaaagaagaagcagcagaggggAGCTCAACACCTGTTTTCCAAACACCTGAAAAAACACAGGCCCACATGCTACA
Above is a genomic segment from Amphiprion ocellaris isolate individual 3 ecotype Okinawa chromosome 6, ASM2253959v1, whole genome shotgun sequence containing:
- the LOC111580402 gene encoding zinc finger protein 462-like; its protein translation is MQNDSTQFSTSCRIKQVSKQAVPQGSLVKSFQCSHCILIFKSKVYLFEHLNKVHGFDVDTALTEAGLKYIKTDKANTDNSTSSSGSNFKCQHCDFKAFSQDILNEHEEQCEKKTENRNLLGTAVLSENPDTAITEILPNQHDETTEAKEISSVTSTSKTKSSLNPVKDLKTYKRPLQTITKYFTASSGSDEKPTTKLADGAKGTLILQDSPSSSSPNSSGVFKVTAKSMIDLSNAVTDHFLRNEQLLMTDLSPSKPKAQLSETPPNNTGKRPNKESSESRPAKKAKSDKEVQKLPNKEHTSDQLSLSSTKFSFDISEDEEEKMGDSVHGDTDVYCCKHCDFSGVGIKSLSAHYQDNHPYVRYNAVYIQDINDQSATFRCLECPVKFLSTADLKGHYMENHPNAPDVFMMKASQLNMVFKCFVCPFTTSTVRDLREHYKVKHPAHRVESSLFFCRYSVTEGQEEPSSCNICEKTASSERSGEMSPERSHIPCAEDKNATSPQHATSNGADMALFKCKICKFSHKSVVVMHVHYQKSHPDEEITLQKIKQSTCAMSEMTPEKSPNSGTVTEGSAPLKNISGASEDKAEVSQQKKILSFLEKPEYKAETSEHNSESSDTKKVESVKDRRKRKKFSTKYDWEISAGMDSLSSSSPDKIFYCQFCNYTSPSVRSVVGHHNAKHSMDAPVFTDDIVLYSAEKQKMKLEMKPSKSPPSSHSKTTTSVEACSETKVQNNEEDETDASVAQLNPYACAENLFYCQKCNFGNPTPKGVINHQAKAHQRLHTCRESVVEYTALVRDEIEKSKHNDKELSFCTGLPLPLINEGDEYMFFCHYCNYRNNTVKEVMRHYSKTHRGFEKNSTQVQQYTSMVLQRTQKLHLKLEQEVSQESPGKLENSPKKIKEFAKSSPVGALQRQRTLRCYRCTYSTPYVYLLKRHIRKAHLTIHSVTDVLQVCFKQGALQSGYHCEFCIFSGEDAAAVYKHYQEKHPSSKTSFGHISKLLYVGPDTDPPKTKKPKLKHTDGIRDGDGHDGNLTSQRRQRETETYSCSSCSYKSSSMLSVARHYRAVHPLPAKEDHLDILNSTKTSESSQKEDHDEIPELFDSYQVPLEFDKSSDEATFKCPYCTLTFNTRHGVSVHCGMKHHEAEPKDLEEKPKPVQIETSLHIFKCPYCTYVNTVHQGVLTHCQMKHPTLPSKAGSLNVDLSYVRNWDEGSKKNGPGDIVRFSGHLCETCPQLCATLNKLSKHREMEHNDTAASNVQSTLKPSAVSKITISKSYSTQRSVSKVSLLSKKINAMVRCQQCSYTCRTKIELSQHLRVHHKNTIPKDRVYKCVLCSKIYFMTKRLAGHYAKKHGREAYLKYYIPMYKQGFEKPAPTSPDPTSTQQPENTSEPPKLSITTDGNKILFFSCPSCPYVNASYHGTLTHCQMKHPDVVARADELKTTEILLSNTVRCTIGRSANQRGYMCQKCPQIHGSMAKLRIHYIKTHDELFVFEHSAETTENQPDYDSQASVLKAMSLKEETSEVKITETEDCPQPDTSETCQSNSPSPQSQLLLYKCHMCSYAGSCRKYLHCHLRKTHKLDALTTYRLLEKYNIRKRKMPSDLPVPVEPEESANVKCKMCPDLMFDSPQLLIDHYNTFHRFDCKLDFTVLSLGSKKSKTTGTYKCSHCATVLYGIRKLCPHLDRHAIGGKDKTKAARRKTSLVITPKPEIQTVQFSKPDELPKLETLEDLTQWNMTPVQTFTLPTSPLPSPSKPTDVEQTELESRQDKHACEQCGRTFMSMKGLRSHVRSHAALAAIKKLSKPSTSALKININKFVIHKSGTVKPFLCGLCSYRTTVLGLWRSHFMKKHKDVIEDPAETHCEDEENAQRTDRESSYSSEAFINWSEYDEETEMTEESMYLEPPDVQRQLNHYNLMAQSNAKSKVNVHESKLAENSVFYCEMCNFNTEHLSSMRRHYINRHGKRIFKCKDCNFFTGSRKTLEMHIETGHSTGQSEPTHQKDLRCPFCLYQTSNKNNMIDHIVLHREERVVPIEVRRSKLSRYLQGIVFRCHKCTFSSGSAENLHLHMTRHDDIKPYKCRLCYFDCVRLSDLEAHLSDKHQVVRNHELVGQVSLDQLDASAGGMPGNEEEHSSNLEEHNSDTDNVETKDFVTDFSETENPTGNNTRDKIMLKEAGLDGNEENPGDSRQHENTKLNTTVLEKTEQEPQKQAVTDTARGNAEKNVGERNNGPEEEGQTNENRAQPRLKDSEASSISEQKEEAAEGSSTPVFQTPEKTQAHMLHTKTFQHRTQNIEAKIEKDIIRHILQLDNDGSICKIHKTTNHNGSDKTEQNIEAKGVDNDLGDIPLLDEEGNGTLVQNPKHQVNAQTVSASAKMNHTQAKNTTDRESFTIERHLLTLSPNCTELLLSHKDSLGVTSPICKQQEMNSLKNCEEVTEHYGEMPVLENEYLKHGRPALGCYKEHEETDPLNQKEDKESAVIAEDNGKQCKDLDDPHVHKGAVTAIDGSAEVLRSSLTEDKPFKCKLCGRNLMNSSELKRHIMRHGI